The nucleotide window CGTTGAGGGCCACGCCCATGACCACCGCCGCGGGGGGAACCAGGGCGGTTGCGTAGAAGCTGAACTGTGTCGTGCCCCCGAGCGCATACTGCATGAGGAACAGGGCCACGGTGCTCCAGAACACCCCGAAAGATGCCAGGATTCCGGATTTTTTCCTGTAAAGCCACGGGAGGGCAAGGATGAAGAGCGCCATCGCCAGAAGGAGGAAGGGATCGGTCTGGGCGAAGACGTCCGGGTTGTAGTGCAGGGCGAAGGCTTTCTTGTTTATGAACCACTCCCAGACGGGAGAGGCAGCTGGATGGCCGCCTTTGTTGGAGAGATGCCACCTGAAGCTTCCGAGGAATTCGTCGAACCACTTCTTCGGCCCGATCGCCACCATCGCCGGAACGTTCGGCAGGAGAAATCCAACCGCTGGAAGAACCGCTATCGTCACTAGAAAGCTGATGAGATTTTTCTCCCTTTGAGGGCCCTCCCAAGAAGGACGGGCCACCCGAAGGCGCCGCTGAGCTTGGTGGAGCCGGCGAGTCCAACGGCGAAGGCCGCGAGGCGGTCCCTGTCGTAGGCCAGGAAAAACACGAACAGGGCGACGAACAGGGCGACGTGGATGTCAAGCATGGCCACCACGGACATCGCCTGGAGGGTGGGGTCAGCTGCGGTGAAGGCTAGGGCTATGAGGGCCGCCAGATAGCTCCCGCTCACCCGGTAAGTCGCGAGGACGACGAGGAGCTCGATGAGGGCGAAGGCGATGATGCCGGGTATGCGCCAGTTTATCGGCTTATCCCCCAGGAGCATGCCGAGCATTATGAGGTCCTTCCCGAGGAAAGGATGCTCCGTGTTGAGGTAGTTCTGGATGTTGTCCTTGTCGGGATACCAGTGGCCGGGAACCGTGTAGTAAGCCCCCCCGGGTATTTCCCTCCCGACCTCTTCAAGGAAGGGCTCGAACTCGTCGGGGGGGAGCTCAAAGTAAACGCCCGGGAACTTGAGGTACTCCCTCTCGTAGGTTGCCCCGTGCCCCATAGCGATTTTCTCCACCCGGTATTGGTATTTTATCCGCATGCTCTGGTTGGAGAAGATGACGTTTACCCCTCGGGAACCCGTGGTCTCGTTCACGTAGGTCAGATCAACGCCGAGCCTGTGGAGGATGTTCCTGCCCGCGGGGACGTACCAGACCTCATCCCCCACGTAGTCACGAAAAACAGGCTGAGAGGCAAAATCGTAGAGATACCACAGAGAGCCGATGATAGTGACGGCAACTATCAGAATGAAGGCTATCCTTCGCCACTGCATTCTACCACCAGGCAGGAATATCACGGGCAACGTTTTTAAGCCTCTCCCCTTAGGCGAAAACATGTTCGAAGGGATAAGCGAGGAGAAGGTCAGGGAAGCTGTGGAGCTGATTAAAAGGGGCTACGACGAGAGGAAGCTCCGAGCAAGGCTCGGCAGTGACTGGGAAGTCATCGCGGAAATAGCCCGGGCGCGGATCAAGGCGAAGGACAAGTTCTCGCGCGACGACCTCTGGATGGACCTCGAGGGCCTGCGCTACTCAACCCACGAGATAGTCGCGAGGTACCGCTCGGAGCGCCTTGAGAAGGCCGGCGTGAGGAGCATAACGGACGTTTCCTGCGGTATCGGAATCCAGCTCATATTCTACGCCATGAAGGTTGAGAGGGCCTACGGAATCGACATAGACCCCGCAAAGGTCGAGTTCGCCAGGAGAAACGCCGAAAAGTACGGGGTCTCAAACATCGAGTTCATCAACGCCGACTCGCTCGCCCCCGAGACGGTCGGGAGGATCGACGCCGAGGTGGTCTTCTCAGACCCTGCCAGGCCCCCGGAAATGCCCGAAAGGCGGCTGGAAGACCTCCTGCCCAGCCCGCTCAGAATCTACGAAACGTACAAATCCCGGGCCGATGCGTTCATCTTTGACCTCCCGCCGCAGATAAGGCGCGAGAGGATACCCTGGAAGGGGGAGTTTGAGTACATAGACCTCTTCGGGGCCCTCAACAGGCTGACCTTCTACACCGAACCCCTCGCAGGGGTAGAGAGGAGCGCGGTTGTTCTTCCCGCGGGTGCAAGGCTGGAGAGCAATCCGGACCTTGAGAACATCCTCGAATGGACGGACGAGCCCGGCGAGTACCTCTACGAGGTCCCGCAGGCCGTTGACTACGCCGACCTGCTGAACGAGCTGTTCCACGTTCTAAACGGGGAAGTCAAAATGCTCCTCCGCGAAAAGAGACGCGTTCTAGCTACTGGCGACGCACCCCTGAAAAGCCCGTACCTCAAGAGAACCTACGCCGTGGTCGGCGTTGTCCCGTTCCACCCGGTAAGGATAAACGACTTCCTCAGGAAGGAGGGCTTCGGAAGGGCCACGCTCAAGCTCAGTGTCCCCCAGGAGGAGTACTGGCGGGTTAGGAAGAGGATCGAGGCTAACCTGAGCGGGGACAGAAGGGCCTTCGTCTTCAGGGTCGGCGGGAAGGCCGTGGTAGCCGAGGCACTATAGCTCCTCCACCCGGGCGTTCCTTATTTTCTTAGATCCTATGCGGAGCTGCTTGAAGTAGTCCACGTGTTCCTTTGGAAGAAAAGACTCCAAGTTGGTTGATTTCAGCCGCTTCTTTTTTCTCCTCCGCTCCCCAGGAACCTTCGGGGGAGCCGCCTCAAGGAACTCATCGAGCGTCCTGTTCATTCGGCCACCCTGAGTAGGTAGCCCAACAACTATAAAGACTTTTTCCCAATCGATGGATGAACCAAAGGGCATATTAATGCCTGAAAACAGGTCCCCTGAGAAAGGCTTTTAACTCTCGACGGTTTATCAGGGAAGAGAGTAATAAAGCGGGTGGTTGCCGTGTGTGGAATAATAGGCTACATCGGAGATAGGGCCGCGTGCGAGGTAATAGTCAAGGGGCTCAAGAGGCTCGAATACAGGGGGTACGATTCTGCCGGCGTTGTAACGGAGGACGGAGGAAAGCTCTTCATAAAGAAGGGGGCCGGAGCCATAGACGAGCTCACCGAAAAGCTCGGCCTCCTTGAGATGCCGGGGAAGAGGGGCATAGGCCACACCCGCTGGGCCACCCACGGCGTTCCTAACGAGATTAACGCTCATCCCCACACCGACTGCACCGGAAAGATCGCACTCGTCCACAACGGTATAATCGAGAACTTCGCAGAGATTCGCGAGTACCTGCTCTCCCTGGGGCACACCTTCAAAAGCGATACCGACACGGAGGTTATAGCCCACCTGATAGAGGAGGAGCTTAAGAGCGCCCCCAGCTTCGAAGACGCTATGAGGAATGCCCTTCTGAAGCTGAGGGGTTCCTTCGCGCTTGGCATAATCTACGCCGAAGAACCCGACCGGCTCTATTTCGTGAGGAACGAAAGTCCCCTCGTCCTGGGGATAGGGGACGGCGAGAATTTCGCTGCCAGTGACGTGCCGGCCTTCCTCGAGTACACAAACAGGGCCGTCTTCCTCGACGACGGGGAGTACGCGGTCATAGGAAAGGACTTCTACGTTATCAAGAAGCTCGCAACCGGCGAGGTCGTTGAAAAGCCGGTCCAGGAGATTGAATGGACGCTGGAAATGGCCGAGAAGTCCGGCTACCCACACTTCATGCTCAAGGAGATATACGAACAGCCGAGGGCGATAAAGGACGCAATCCACGGCAACATCGACGCAGTGAAGAGGGCGGCGGAGGAGATAGCCCGCTATGAGAAGATATTCATAATTGCAATGGGCACCTCCTACCACGCCGGTCTCGTGGGCAGGTATCTCTTCCAGAGGCTCGCGAAGAGGGTTCCGATCGTTGAAGACGCAAGCGAGTTCCGCTACGAGTTCGAGGACCTCATAGACGAAGACACCCTCGTGATAGCGATAACCCAGAGCGGGGAAACCGCCGACACCCTTGCGGCGATGAAGCTGGCGAAGAAGAGGGGCGCCAAGGTTCTCGCGATAGTCAACGTCGTCGGCAGCATGGCCACCCGCGTGGCGGACATGACCCTCTACACCCACGCCGGACCGGAGATCGGCGTGGCGGCGACCAAGACCTACACCACCCAGCTCACCGTCCTGACCATGCTCGCTATCGAACTCGCGAGGGTTCTCGGAACGGCGGACGAGGCGTACCTCTCCTCCCTTGAGAAGGGCCTCAAGAGGGTTCCCGACCTCGTGGAGAGCGTCCTTAAGCACGACGCTGCCCTCAGGGAACTCGCCGAGAATCTCGCGGACAGGAGGGACTTCTTCTACATTGGAAGGGGCATAAACGTGCCAACCG belongs to Thermococcus camini and includes:
- a CDS encoding methyltransferase domain-containing protein, translating into MFEGISEEKVREAVELIKRGYDERKLRARLGSDWEVIAEIARARIKAKDKFSRDDLWMDLEGLRYSTHEIVARYRSERLEKAGVRSITDVSCGIGIQLIFYAMKVERAYGIDIDPAKVEFARRNAEKYGVSNIEFINADSLAPETVGRIDAEVVFSDPARPPEMPERRLEDLLPSPLRIYETYKSRADAFIFDLPPQIRRERIPWKGEFEYIDLFGALNRLTFYTEPLAGVERSAVVLPAGARLESNPDLENILEWTDEPGEYLYEVPQAVDYADLLNELFHVLNGEVKMLLREKRRVLATGDAPLKSPYLKRTYAVVGVVPFHPVRINDFLRKEGFGRATLKLSVPQEEYWRVRKRIEANLSGDRRAFVFRVGGKAVVAEAL
- a CDS encoding PCNA-inhibitor; this encodes MNRTLDEFLEAAPPKVPGERRRKKKRLKSTNLESFLPKEHVDYFKQLRIGSKKIRNARVEEL
- the glmS gene encoding glutamine--fructose-6-phosphate transaminase (isomerizing) produces the protein MCGIIGYIGDRAACEVIVKGLKRLEYRGYDSAGVVTEDGGKLFIKKGAGAIDELTEKLGLLEMPGKRGIGHTRWATHGVPNEINAHPHTDCTGKIALVHNGIIENFAEIREYLLSLGHTFKSDTDTEVIAHLIEEELKSAPSFEDAMRNALLKLRGSFALGIIYAEEPDRLYFVRNESPLVLGIGDGENFAASDVPAFLEYTNRAVFLDDGEYAVIGKDFYVIKKLATGEVVEKPVQEIEWTLEMAEKSGYPHFMLKEIYEQPRAIKDAIHGNIDAVKRAAEEIARYEKIFIIAMGTSYHAGLVGRYLFQRLAKRVPIVEDASEFRYEFEDLIDEDTLVIAITQSGETADTLAAMKLAKKRGAKVLAIVNVVGSMATRVADMTLYTHAGPEIGVAATKTYTTQLTVLTMLAIELARVLGTADEAYLSSLEKGLKRVPDLVESVLKHDAALRELAENLADRRDFFYIGRGINVPTALEGALKLKEISYIHAEGLSAGELKHGPLALLEEGVPVVAVAPSGKTFDKMVGNVEESRARGAFIIGLGDREELRRVSSAFIEMPGIDELMTPIVYIIPLQLIAYHLAVLRGNDPDKPRNLAKSVTVE